The sequence gacaacctgatataacctgacttgacctgacctgaaaaaaaatttcaggtcaggtttatcaattaacctgacctgacctgacccattcggagctctagttttcgcaacgttattattgaaatatcaaaaaaaaaaacgttacgaaacatttttttaatataatattatgaaaaaacgtttttgcaacgttttttctcgaaatattgcgattcaacatttttatataaaaaagtgaatcccaatactgcaattcacttttttatattgattttgtataaaaaaagtgagttgcggtattgcgattcacttttttatatagattctatataaaaaaagtgagttgcggtattgcgattcactttttttatatagaattaatataaaaacgtgaatcgcaatatcgcaactcacttttattatataaaatcaatataaaaaagtgaatcgcaataccgcaactcacttttattatataaaatcaatataaaaaagtgaatcgcaataccgcaactcactttttttatatagaatctatataaaaaagtgaatcgcaataccgcaactcactttttttatatagaatctatataaaaaagtgaatcgcaataccgcaactcacttttattatataaaatcaatataaaaaagtgaatcgcaatactgcaactcacttttattatatagtaaaatcaatagtttcaggtcatcaggtcaatcaggtcaggtcaatcttcatacctgacctgaatttcaggtcaggtcaggtcaggttacctgaatttggctgaCCTGTTCGGAGCTCTAAGTCTGTGATCTAGTATCACttgatttttgtttcttactaGATTTAGTGGTTGATGTTATAGTACTACCATTCTCTGAATTTTCATTACTTGTTAACATCATTAAGACATTGATTTTTGTTTCAGAATCAATCTTGTTACAATCATAAGCAAGATGTCTTTTAAGTTTTGCCACTTTAGCTGTGATCCaataaaattcacaaaatgAACAAGTTGCTGAGTAGTATCCTTTAGAATTAGGTACAGGGTCTCCTTTTATAATCCATTcctatattttactaataagtTGTCCAcctattttctttaaagaattggatgacattttatatttctattttctaACATTTAAGATTTTAGGGTAAAGATGGTCATCAGTCCTACTGGTCCTACTCGGACCTGAACCAGTCGGTCCTAGGACTTGTAAGACCAGATCGCGgtctttcatttttacttgGCACAGTAGAACCAGTCCTAAAACTGACCCGGTCTTTGTATCagtctttatatatataagtgatttttataataataacgtTATTAAAGATATAGCGTATCAAGGTGAACTGTTGTTAGAAGAATTATGCGAAGCGCCTCTTAGCTTATTTAGAGTCTACTTCTGTTCCACTTTCATGATTCTATCTCTAAACTCAGATTCCAACTCCTCAATTCTGGCCTTGAGTTTGGCTTTTTCAGCATCATGCATCTCATTATATTTCCCATTCGACTCTTAGAACCTCAGCATTCCTGCGCTTAAGTTTAGCTATTTCAGCATTAGACACTGAGAGCTTGTTTCTAAGATAGGGATCTCAGTATTCTTTTTTCTAAGCTTTGTATTCTTAGCCTCAAGTTCAGTGATACGCTCACTGGTCGAATAAAGAAGCATCGGTATATGAAACATCAAATAAATATCAGATCATATcagaaaattgaaaattttctgatatttCTTAAACATTTAAGGCAAGAATCGATATACTCATTAAGTATGATATTACATTAcataaaatctgatatttgtaatattcataatacaaaaaaatcagGTTTTTTGTGAAAAGCTATCATTTAGCCGATATGTCTTTGATATAGTATATGCACAATTGGAAAGCTTTCATAGGTCtatcaattttttgttttgtttaaatatatcaaatatatctgtatatttttttttatgcgaaaaataattatttaaaaatttttttcttttcatgtgaaaaaaaataattattagtatatttgtaaaacaataaataaaattagccagtataattttgtaaaacaataaaaaattgcatcattattgtttaattttttttttcttttcgtgagaaaaaaatagaatttcgAACAGGTTgaccaaattcaggtaacctgacaggttgacctgaatttttcaggtcaggtttagcAATTGCAATTCAGCATCAGTTTAGGTTGTAAGTATAACCTGaatgacctgttgacctgaaactatgattttatataataagtgagttatggtattataattcactttttatattgattttatataataaaagtgaattgcgatattgggattcacttttttatattgattttatatataaaaagtgaactGCGGCatcagaattcacttttttatatcgattatatatataaaagtgaattgcggtatcggaattcacttttttatatcgattttatatataaaaagtgaatttcgGTATCGGAATTcgcttttttatattgattttgtatttaaaaagttagttgcggtattgcgattcacctttttttatgattttaatataaaaaactgaatcgcaatatttcagaaaaaatgttttgcaccattttttttgatattttaatataaatcctgaaaaattttcaggtttcagttcaggtcaggtcaaacagataatctgatataacctgacctgaaaaaaaatttcaggtcaggtttatcacctgacctgacccattcggAACTCTAGTATATATTACTTTGCGAAAGGATTAGAGAAGAGTTTTccaattgttaaataaattattttttattcgtttttatctttaaaacaatttcGTTTTGATTGTATCATCTTGAATTTACGAGATAGTATGTTacgtgtatatatatatttctcaGACGACTAGACGTGTAGTCGTGTACAGTATCAGTCGTCAATTTTGTCAATAGGTAAACATTCTTTGATTAAATCTATGCATCATAGTATTAAACGTATTCTAATGAAGCATCCTTGGAATATAATTTTGCAATTaagcattaaatttttttgggaTGGGAGAATAGAGATATCGGTCGAAGACCGATAACCCCCATCTGCGGTGACCAATAGAAATTAATGTTACTAATTACAGATTTCAATATTggatatcataaaatttcagTCCGCATCGACTGAACATATTACAGGTTACAGTACAagtcaaataatttattaatttattaaaggataatttttatttttttatgcttGTGATCATAATTGGAGATTATTTACGTAGATCAAAAGATTTacaaaaccaataaaatttttaaattatatttggtacaccttaaaattaattaaaattaattaattaatatataatactattCCCATGAATCAGAAATATTGATCCAATGATCCAATGAATCGGAAATATTGCGAAATATAATAACTATTTGAAAccaataaatacaaatattttttttcatgtccTTTGTTCTAATCTAAAAATTGATTCAACTCTTTCTAAAATGTCCCGTTTGAAAGTCAGACTCacgtataataaatatctttaaaaagttaattcaTAGTAATGTTACAacacataaaaatattaatttctaataacaaaaaaaatatatatattaaaaaaaaattctttctcttaaaaaaaaacttaaacttCTTTTTTGGCGCTCGATCTATATTATAATTCGTGCCTACATTTGGTACcacataataatttgtaaaattataaacataaaCGGTAAAAATGatcgataaaataaaaaaggtattaaatcatttttaaccTAATATGGTTTTTTTGTTTGACGCATGTTATTTAATTCAATCATTGCATATGCACGACCAAATTTTACGTAAAGTATATTGATTTGCGTAAAGCCGTATATTGATTTTatgtaaagtaaaaaatcgGTAATTATAACATAagttatcaattattaaagatgaattttattaacctGCATACGGTTATTACGGTATATCtttaataacagataaattatGTCCTTTgttctaattttataattgattaacTTTTTCTTAATGACCGATCGAATTTCAATCAAagtctttatttaaaaaaaaaaatgtcagatagaaacaaataattacaataattcaTCCTAATTATAGGAAACAAAAGactttttgatgataatatatatttaagtcGGATCATTAACTCTGAAACGAATGCGTCATCAACATGATAAAAGAATATTCTTAAAACTTCAAACCTCGTTCGTATACGTgatgttataatataatatcttcAATGTCTTGTGAATGTAATTCACCCAAGACTCCCAATGTTCGGCGATATGTTCATTCGGCAAATTATCCATTTGGCGAAATGTCCATTCGAAATGGTAGTTTCGGCGAAACGTACTTTTCGGTGAAATTAATCATGTCGAACGTTTGATTGCATGTgagaatcaaaaattaaacctaatttaacattttacacggcataaatttattaaactgtGAAACCCGGCAATAAACAAATGTCATGATAAAGAAATGTATACATGTATATTGATGTATATTGTTCTCAATTACTTAAAATGATATCCTGAGTACAATCTTTACCAAAAATAAATCATCTGAAactgaaattttatcaaaaaaaataactaaaaaaaaaaccacaaTTACTAAGGAACAAAGATTCATGAATATTcggattttcaatattttaaaaaaattgatgatcttCATGAACACaaactttgtttattttttcttttacaaagaatatatttattaaaactttgtAATCTAAATTTAAACCTTTTGACCTAAATTGCTTACGTAAAACTGATCTTTGTCTTTTTTGACTagtttatgtatttataattcttatgGCGTGATTGATTCATGTGAATTTAGTTTCATCACGTGAGATTaagcaaaatatttatcattaaagaTCATCTTGACCCAAATGTGGTTTTCGTCGCGCTGTATCcggaattttttaaagtaatttacattttataatacGTTGCATACATAAATACCAGTAATGTTTCCAGGTTACagatttatttacaattatatgGATAATCAGATATATTATCGCAATTATctctttattttctatatacaggacgaatatttttagaaattgtaTGACAATTTCGTTTTTACTTAAAGATTGAAACGATTAAATCACCtttttaactattaatatcaataatgcATTATCTGAAACGAAATATGAGTATATGACATCAATACATCAATATCAATCattaattgttattaataacGAAAAACGCTCGTTCTTTGACAAAGagataaagaataatttataaattttgtaacttaattataaatacatttacgaaaataattaataaaaatattatgataaaaatatatttcacgTAATTAATTCATTGTTATATCTCATGTTTCACAAAATCAAtttcagataaaaaatttttgtcaattatttctttaataaagaaaCTTGGTGAGCATGAAATCACGTTAATTGgttttttacattttcattGATGTCTTTAAAGTTGTTCATTgtactttttttcttcattgcTTATTAGTTCTGACTAACTATTTTGAATCTAACAATTGATCATCGtgttactttatttttaacgacacacttttttaataataaattacaagttACACAATTAATTTTGGTTCTTTGTctggaattatttttatttttgttaccGAAATTTTGGTTATTTCTGCCCAGTAAAATAAATAGCATAACATTAATTGGAACTTTTGGAACAGTACACACGGGGATAATCCGGAGATCAAAGATTTGGTTAATCGAAATTTCGGCGACCAGTTCTTGGTTATAATTAATACACTGCATAACTAACTGCATATAATTAtgaaactaattaaattaaatttttaatattcttgtGAAAAAAGTACAATACTTAAatctttgttaaataaaattaattttcaatttgcatttatttaaagttagcACGTTTTATTAAGAAGaatattattctttctttttttttttcatgttcaTTGTTCTTCATGTATTAAAATAAGGAATGATAATATTTCGGATTTTATTCTGATTTTAGACCATCTCTTCAACTATTAGATGAAAGTTCTTAAAAGTAAGAATAAATGAGAATTTCGATTATTACAGTAATTCTAATCtaagaatctttaattttcgatctaattatttaattcgttCGATTACTACAGAAATTGTTACCGTACTAAATGATAAAATCTAAAAGGGAATACGAATggcatcaaaaattttttaaaatttttttttggtttattttttataaattgaacaccgcatatttttagtaatttgtttataataataaaaaatatatataataaatattttattaaatttaatataaataaattattttattttattttactttattttatctttattttatgtttgataaagaaattttctctaaaaagaatattaacaACGATTCTTAAAACtttctattaaaaaagttaagtaATTATTCTCTTAATATGATTGaacgataataatataatcattatttcattatttcatgTTTTGAACAAGTTCATACCATGTTATTCTCGAATTTACATAaaaggcaaaaaaataaaaaatatggtaacattttttttaatacctgAAACGtaatttataacatttaacCCAAGTAAATTAAGTGAATATTCGGGAAAAGGAAAGGGATGTTAATTAATTGAAACAAAAATCCTATCACACGTAAGAGTCagaaatagtttaaaatatatatatattgtatgtaatatacatatatatatatcagatataataTTCCGCATATTGACAACAATGCATGATACAAAGGAGCCACTTCTTTTTAGCTAATATTGCATATCGTGTAACCAAACTTGCCAAACATATTTAAGTAATAGTCCATTTTTTTCGATATTAAACACCGCATTAATGTTTATTACccaaattaaacaattttttatgtaacatACTAAATTTGGGTTATAGGTTCTTTTATATAGGCGTggtttcataatataattactgcggcattaattgttttatttcttcaatacTCAATATCTTTTGCCAAGAATTTTAAACCCGAAGGGAATTTTtcatgtattattttaaattatataggaaaaaaaacaattatcatattttttatgatttttctaTTGTAAtacctataaataaaataatgtatatttcatcaaaaaaaaaaaacccctcCCCTTTCCCTTCTTTTGAAACAAATTTACCGATACACTATccgagtttttttttgttacgtGTTACGAATTAACAATTAGACAATATTATCCGTTTCAGGCAAAGAAACCGAAAATTTACatattgttgttttttttttatttttatttatagactTATTAAATTGAAGATCTGTACAATCCATATGTggtaaccaaaaaaaaattttttatataaatatatcctcttttttcaacaaattttCGGTTTCCTCGTTAAAAATCTGTCGCAGAGCGCAgaatcatataattaaaattaaaattaaaattttaatatatatatatatatatatatatatatatattactaatattctctctttttttttctaacatcAAAATATTTCTCTCCCCCTCTCctccaatttattttattttttttattaagaatgcatataaataataaatccatttttttattcccattcttattattgatttttaatcatattCCTTCTATATCTTCACAATGTATAGAACCACCTTTATTCGGTAAAACACATAATAAGGCTTGTCCTTCTGTATCCGAATCACAAAAAAAACCTCTTAATAAGATCACAAATTCATTagttaatgatgatgataattctaatagtatgataaaaataatgtttactTGTGATGAAAAGAGTACTCCAGAAACATGTAAAAAAGCAGATATAGCATTTAAAAATGCAGCAACAATAGTTGAAAACACATTCGATCTAAAAGTTCCAATAGCGGTCAATGCTAGTTTTGTAAAATTATGTGGTACTTTCATAAAATGTGCAGTTGGTCAACCTGAACCTCTTGGAGCTGCTGCTCCTTCTAGGCTTCTTCCTATAAAAGATAATACTGATGGTGAAACAAGATTGTTTCCACAAGCTTTAGTAAAACAATTACAATTATCAGAACATCCAGAATTTTCCCCTGTTGATATTGTAGCAGGTTTTAATTCTAATAGTAATGCTTTTTGGTTCAGAGGTGATCCTCCAATTGGTAAAGatcaagtagattttgaaataattttggtaCATGAATTTTTACACGGTTTAGGTTTTATCACTTCTTGGGATGATTATTTTAATGCTAATGCAAGTAGTTTAACTCCAACTCCATCATTTATTTTCACTAATCCGGAAGAAACTGATGGAATAAAGGAAGGTCCTATCACATTTACCGGTTTTCAGGAATATATTTTGGATAGACATTTAGTATTAACAAAAGACAATTCTTCTCTTACACCTATtgccaaaaaaataaatggttTTGCCCCTCTTAATACCAAATTTGATGATCAAAAAGCTTTCCTTGATGCATTTACTAAATCTCCTGTATATAAAGAGACCgaaataatgtttaaaaattccattacTAGAGGTTCAGTTGCAATTAGATTAGTTGATGGTGAAAATGTTTTAATTGAAACCGGTTTGGTACCTTTTAAACCTGGTTCAACTTTTAGTCATGTTGATTTTGATGCTTTTGGTAATACTACCGATTTCTTGATGAGATTTAAAGCTCCTCGTCAAGTTATTCTTGATGATTTATCACCTATAAATGGTGATCCCGAATATACAAATCCAATTGgtccaaaaattattagtatatttaaatctcttgggtaattattattttttttattattattttattttattttatttattttatttttaacgtgaaaactaaatcaattttttttattatttttttttagataccctatgaaagaaaattctagtacctttaaaataatttccaaTCAAAATCAAGATTCCTTGACCAAACCATCtcaaaattctaataaaacaaaattaacaactgaacaacaacaacaacaacaacaaactAATAACGCATTTACCATAACAACAaacacattattattatttttatcatcattccttatttccaatttattactttaataattgaaatttaaaacaataattgaaaaaaagtaattttatttttttacaatagaaATTACAAAGGACAATGCAAAGGACAATGCAAttaaactttctttttcttactttcttttctttctttcttttttttattcggtGTTTAAAAAGGGGGGGagagtatattttattttagatataaaaaaaaaaacctttaaaaGTGTTATtacactaatttttttaagatttttattatgtaattttatcttctttttctttgtataatttcttttttattaataataattttctgaataataatttttaaataaatattatatatatatatacacaacatatatatatatataatatgtatacaatatatatatatatatatattatatatatccgatcgatttttaaataaaagaaaaaaaataaaaaaaaaataaaaataaatttaaaaataataaaaaaaaaaaagataaatttattcaaagcAAAAATATTcgtcgttttttttttttaccaatcgaaatatatatttaaattcgaaatatactgtataaatttggaaaaaataataattatatataaacaaatcgTCAAATGAATGATCGATTAATTCGATTatccattttatatttatttatttatttattttttttttaaggttggaccaataaaggaaaaaaaaaaaggaattataaagtttataaagttattaacaTCAACccctttattttcattaaattggtGTAACACACTCAACTTTTGATAATTACGATATttggttaataaaattatttgtaaaaaaaaaaaattctattataaataaaatataaatattaaaatataatatattgtatatattttttgtttaaaaaaaaaattgttcgaTAAAAAGggtacaaataataattatgaaccAATTACCTAAACATGATAATCTTTcgaaattctaaaaaatgatttcCTTAGATCCTAATTTATCtatgacataattatttatcaaacaaTCCAGAAAGAATAATCAATCGGTCAATATTTCTGAATAATCGgcatgtatttatatattagtttAGAACTATTGTCATGTGGAACATAATAAAATGCGTAACACGTATAACCAATGTACGCACGCACGCATCGCACGCATCACACGCTTCTCACGCTTCTAGGTGAAAAAGGTGAAaacctatataaaaaatttcttatcaaCTAccgaaaaaaagataaagaacggattttgtaaaattatggAGGATATTTTCATTTCCGTGGGCTGACCGGCTGAAATAATAAGTAAGTTCGCTCACTTCGCTGACTTTATTGTCGGTTCAGATCAGCCAGATCGGCCGGTCATTCGGTTCAAGCGGCAGAATTTGGTCATCAAGCGTTAGGGCGTTAACGTGATAAATTTCACGTTCACATGATCTACTACATTGAATGATATGATTGGttaaaatcacgtgaaattttcAATGCCCGGGAACAGGGTTGTGATTATAGTGTCCCAACTCCCAAGGATTTTTAATGCCCCAGACTCCAAGATAATTGTCTCAATTACGTACATTAAGttgaaatcttttaatttataatattcctatcaatgtaaattatttaacttgTCTCACTGTAATAAgccatattttattaataaatatgaccCAGACATTAAAAGTTCTTGACCAAGGACTTGGACTGTCCCAGGCTGTCCCATTCAAGGACATGCTTTTAAGAAGTTACGTAATTATGTTATGAGGGTACAACGTTCTTTATGCAAATATGACACGCGATCTGTTACAGATCTATCAGTGATATGTTAAAATGTATTACCCAGATTATGATTTATGTGCAATGATTATTTTGGCCGGTTGACGGTTGACAATTTTTACtactaaattactaaattgAACACCATCATTATTTCCTCTATACCCTATAGTAATTAATAACACATTTAATGTGCGATTGTAATTTTTTCCCATAAAAATACAGTATTTGCTAATTTGCCAATGGAAGTTTTAGTTGTAAATAATGTCCTT is a genomic window of Rhizophagus irregularis chromosome 7, complete sequence containing:
- a CDS encoding uncharacterized protein (SECRETED:cutsite_ISS-QC; SECRETED:prob_0.5652); SECRETED:SignalP(1-26) — translated: MHINNKSIFLFPFLLLIFNHIPSISSQCIEPPLFGKTHNKACPSVSESQKKPLNKITNSLVNDDDNSNSMIKIMFTCDEKSTPETCKKADIAFKNAATIVENTFDLKVPIAVNASFVKLCGTFIKCAVGQPEPLGAAAPSRLLPIKDNTDGETRLFPQALVKQLQLSEHPEFSPVDIVAGFNSNSNAFWFRGDPPIGKDQVDFEIILVHEFLHGLGFITSWDDYFNANASSLTPTPSFIFTNPEETDGIKEGPITFTGFQEYILDRHLVLTKDNSSLTPIAKKINGFAPLNTKFDDQKAFLDAFTKSPVYKETEIMFKNSITRGSVAIRLVDGENVLIETGLVPFKPGSTFSHVDFDAFGNTTDFLMRFKAPRQVILDDLSPINGDPEYTNPIGPKIISIFKSLGYPMKENSSTFKIISNQNQDSLTKPSQNSNKTKLTTEQQQQQQQTNNAFTITTNTLLLFLSSFLISNLLL